The sequence below is a genomic window from Leptospira dzoumogneensis.
TAATTTCAGAATCTTTTACTGCTTCTTTTATATTTCCATGGATCGAAACTTTCGCCGATTTTAGGTCTTGGATCTTTTCCGGATTACGAGCATATAATTGGAGAGAATGACCTTCTTTAGAGAGATTGTTTGCGATCCCTCTACCCATGATACCAGTTCCGATGATTGCAATTTTACGAGAAGACATAGGGAAAGTCTCCCGTATGGAACCTGATTTGGCAAGAAAAAGGTTTTAGAAAGAGCTGAGTGCCGCGCGGATAAAGCTCGTAACCGGAGCCTGCTCCCTTGTATCTTCCAGACCTTCTCTCAGTTCTCTAAGAACGATCTGCGCATCCGTTAAAACGGTATTCACATTCGTATGAAGATCGTCTCTATTAATGAGCCTTCCTAAGGTTCCATCTCCCGTATTGATCTTAGTAGTGATATCAGCTACGTTGGAGAAAGTTTTTCGGATATCTCCTCTGTTTTCAGCGATCAATTCTGAAAGAGAAACAAGCGGATCCTGCAATACTCTTCCTTTTAAGGAAGACGCTCCGGATTTATAATCCACGACTTGGAATGTCCTAGGTGCACCTTTACCTTCTTCCGTGGATTCGGAAGTTCCAGGGTCTATAGAAATTACACGCCCGGAAAGTAAACTTTCATTACGTATTGCAATATCATAATTTTCGTACATACGTACAGGTTCTTTTAGAAGAATGGTGACTTCTACCCTGGTGGCGACTCCTACTTCTCCTGCGGGAAGAACCGCTCCATTCTCGTCTATTTGTATGAGTCGAATATTGGAAACATAACCGAATGGAACACCTTGGACGGTGACCTTATTTCCTACTTTGATCCCTTCCGAGTTTTTGAAATTGATCTTTAGGAATTCACCACGTTTTTGAACGGGTCCACCTTCAGTCATAACGGTAAAGTAACCGACTACGACCAAAGCTACGGAAAAGATAGCACCAACTAAAAGATAACGAAAGGATTTCATTTAGGATCCAAAACTCTTACTATATATATCGGACTTTTTATCCAGAATATTATCTTAGGACCCAGGTTTCAATTCTTAGTTTCCAGAATCATCGGTCCCTTGGTATGTCCATTGATAAATTGACGGATGAATTCGTTCGGAGAATTCTGCACTTCTTCCGGGGTTCCCGTAAATAAGACCTGCCCCCCGTAAAAAAATGAAATGCGGTCGGCTATCATATACGCACTGGACATATCATGGGTGACTACCACTTGAGCCGCACCGGTTTCCTTTTTGATCCGAATAATCAGCTCGTTGATCACGTTCGACATAACAGGATCTAAACCGGATGTAGGTTCATCATATAAAATGATTTTCGGATTGGCGGCGATCGCTCTTGCAAGTCCAGCTCTCTTCTTCATACCTCCCGAGATATCATTCGGAAAATTATCCTTTGCGACTGTCATATCCACTAATCTGAGTTTTTCGGCGACGATCCTTTGGATATCCTCTTCAGGATATAATTTGTGTTCACGTAAGGGGAGTGCAACATTATCAAAAACAGTCATCCAGTTGATGAGTGCTCCTGACTGGAATAGGACTCCCATTTTAGAACGGATCCTTTCTCTTTCCGGAATTTCTGCGCCTGAGATTTTTTCTCCGAAGATCTTACATTCTCCTGCATCCGGATCTAATAGACCGGTAATATGTTTTAAGGTGACTGACTTTCCGGTTCCGGAAGGTCCAAGCACCACCATTGTCTCTCCTTTCTTTACTTGGAGATTCATTCCTTTCAGGATCTTTCTTTGTCCGAAAGCCTTGTGTAGATTGATTAGTTCTATTGCGTATTCTTCCATGACTATTGCCTATAAAAGATCGCTGTGATCACATAGCCGAAAAAGATCACCATTAAGAAAGAAGTTACCACCGACTCTCTTGTGGCTCTACCGACCCCGATCGCTCCACCGGAAGTTCTAAGACCGTGAGAGCATGAAATTGCTGAGATGATCAGACCGAAAACATAACCTTTGAATAAACCGGTGTATAAATCCTTGAGACCCGGGATAGAAGTGATCCTTTCATTTACGTCCTGGAAATATACTATATATTCGATTCCCAATTGGAAATGACCTACGATTGCTCCGCCTAAAATTCCTAATATACTGGAATATACGCAGAGAACAGGGACCATTAAAGAAAAACCTAATACTCTCGGAAAAACTAAAAATCTAACAGGATCGATGGACATTACTTCGAGTGCATCGATTTCTTCGGAAACTTTCATTGTCCCGATCTCTGCAGCGATCGCAGAACCAATAGATGCAGCTAAGATCAATGCAGTCATAAAAGGAGACATCTCTCTAGTGAGAGTGATTGTAAGAAGAAGTCCGATTTGACCTTCTGCCCCGAAATCTTTAAGACCAAGTCCAGTGTTTAATGTAAGAAGCATCCCTGTAAAAACGGCAACTACTGAGACTACGAATAAACTCCCTACACCTGCGATAAACATTTGATCTAAAATTTCTTTCCGCTTTTCGACGGTAAATCTTAGGTTTAAAAAAGTTTCCGCAATTAGAACGATCGTATAACCCGCGGCATATAAAGTATCGTTCGCTTTTTCTTTAAAGGTATCCAACATTTCGATTAGAGCCTAATCCACCAAAAAATCTGCACCGTTGTCTTATCCTTGTTTTTTTCTAATCCGAATAGACCGTATAAGAATTGATAAGATGTTTTTTCCGGAGTGGAGCTGTATTCCACAAGCAATGGCACATGGATATGCAGTTCTTCTTCGTTCCATCTCTGAGTATAAAGCCTCATTAAAAAAGAGAGCCTTTTTTCTCCATTGGATAATTTTTGATACTCGATAATGGACCAGACCGGATCCCAGATCCTTTCCACAAGTTCGGATTTTATAGGAAATAAAGAAAGAAGATTCCAAGTCAGGTTACCTTCTCTGTCCTCATGCCAACGGAATAGAGGCCAGAGTTTATAATAATTTTCTTCTCTTCCCCACTGAACATAAGTACGATTCGTTCTCCACCAAAATGGGATAAAATAAGTCTCGGAAGATTTCAAATGATAACTATCGGTGCTCAATCTGAAATAGAATGGAGTGAAAAATCTAGTCTCCTTATATGCGAATCTATAATAACCGTAAAAAGGAAATAAGATTAATTTTCTGTAATCTTCGTCGTCGTTCTGGCCGTATTGAAAAATGAAAAATAGGATATTCAGGTCTTTTTCGTGAGTCCTTTTATCATATCCATACGAAAATAGGGAACCAAAAATAGGGAACCAAAGAAATGCTCTGGCCTTCATATTCCCGAATTCGGAATCCTTAGCAAGGTATAAAGGCCAAAACATTTTATAAGTAAAAGGTTCTCTTTTATCTTCGTTGATACTTCCCCATTGAATAAACGGCCAGAGGATAGAATAACGTTCGTATTTTCCTTTATGGATCTTATGAGAATAAAATGGCAAGATCCTGAGATCGTTTCTGACTTCTGAACCTCCCCACATAACGAGCGGCCATAAGATCCCATGAGCATTATAGTTTTTATATTTCCAGTTGGAATACAAAGGGAAGAGAGTAAAGTTCAGTTCCGAATAACTTGCCTTACCTCTAAGTCTTCCGAATAAGGGAAAAAATCCGAAATAGGACTCCCTGGCAGTTTCTCCTTTTCCCCAGATCAAAAGTGGAGAAAGAGTGTCCTCGTCCCAGCCTAGATCGTCGTGGTAGGTTTCCGTTCCACTGACGAAAAATAGAAAACTCCAGACTCTCCAATAATCAGTCTTTTCGGAATAATAGATCGGGAATAAAAATGTATCGTATCTATAATTGGATTTGGTTTCTTTATAAGTGGAGAAGAATGGTCTGAAGATCTGCTCTTCTTCTCCCAATCTTTTTTCGGATTGGTACAAGAACCAAAATTGTTTGTATTCGGAAGGATAAGGAGAAACCGGTTTGAAAGGGTATTCCGAAAATAGACTTTCCGTACAAACTAGGAAGAAAAGGATCAGTACTAGATTCTTATTTATCATTCTTCCCGGAAAATCCTAAGCAACAGGGGATTAGATCATTGAAAATTGCAGTTTTATTCGGCGGAACTTCCACAGAACACGAAATTTCCCTGCGCACAGGCACTTTCATAAGTAAAACTTTGTCTTCCATGGGACATTCGGTCAAACCCATTCTGATTTCCAGAGACGGCAGATGGGTCATCCCTAGAGAGTATCGACCCGAGTTCCCGGAAGGAAATTCCAAAAATCCGGAAGAGTATTTAAAAGAATTCGAAGAACTTCATTCTACTGTTGCCGGAGCATTCTCTTCTCTGGATTGTGATATTGCATTTTTAGGATTACATGGAACCAGCGGAGAAGACGGTTCTATCCAAGGATTTTTAAAGGTACTTGGAATTCCATTCACTGGTTCCGATGTAAAAGCATCCGCACTTGCAATGGACAAGATCAGAGCAAATCGATTATTCCAACTTGCCGGAATGTCCGTTGCTCCGTTTTGGGAATTGAGAAAAAAAGAATATTCCGAAAATCCGACTTCGGTCGAAAGTTCAGGATTAGAATATCCACTTTTTCTAAAACCGGTAGAAGGCGGTTCTAGTTTTCATACATTTAGGATAGAAGGACCCGAAGATCTACGTAAAAGACTCCCCGAATTTTTCGATGCAGAAGAACATGCGATCTTACAAAAATTCCTAAAAGGAACGGAAGTTTCCTGCGGAGTCTGGGAAAAGAAAGAAGGCACTAAAAGAATATTAGAGGCACTTCCTCCTACAGAGATCATTCCTGGCGGAGAATTTTTCGACGTAGAATCCAAATACAAACCTGGACTTTCCCAAGAGATCACTCCTGCTCGTTTACCGGAAAAGATCATCTCCAAGATCCAAGAACAATCCATTTTGGCTCACAAAACACTCGGTTGCGAAGGTTATTCTAGAACGGATTTTATTGTCGTAGGAGAAACTCCATTCGTTTTGGAAACAAACACGTTACCCGGAATGACCGAGACTAGTTTGATCCCTCAACAAGCAAAAGCGGCTGGGATACCTATCCAAACATTATACCAGTCTTTGATCGACCAGGCTTTAGAAAGAGCAGGGGTAGCTCCGGCTCAGAGAGTTTAGAACTGCAATTACCACGCAGAGCCGCGGAGGGGGAATTGATTTCGTATGTAGGAACTCCAACATTCCACTTTATACTCGCGTTGTAGGAATTCCAACATTGCAATTCCTTTCCAATCTCTGCGGCTTCGAGTCTCTGCGTGAGAAAATCTCCGAGTCTCTTTAAACTCTGCGACTTTCTATCTAATCTGAAATAACGCCAATTTCGCAAAAAAGTTCGGACTAAATTTCACCTGTTTTAGATCTGTGAAGAATGCTCTGTCTTCTACAGTGAAACCACGAATATCACAGAACTCCTGAAAATCCAGAACGGAAAGAAAATGTAGGTTAGGAGTATTGAACCAACGATAAGGAAGAAGATCCGTAACTGGAGTTTTTCCTTGGAATAGAATTCTAAAACGAACTTCCCAATACCCGAAATTCGGAAATACGATGATCACACGTTTAGCGATCCGCAAACATTCTTTGATAATATCGCCTGGATGTCTGGTCTCCTGGATGGTCTGGTTCAAGATCACATAATCAAAACGTTTGTCTTCATGATGGCTTAGGCCTTCGTCAATATCTCCGTGGTGAACATATACACCTTTGCGGATACATTCTACGATTGCATCTTCGTCCTTCTCTATCCCTTGTCCTCTAATTCCTTTTTGTTTTAGAAGATAAAGAAGATCCCCATTACCGCAGCCAAGGTCCAAGACCCTGGAACCCGGTGAGATCGTATCCAGAATATAAGCGAAGTCCGGTCTTTCTCTCAAAGTAGTGCTACTTAAGATTTTAGAATCTATCATTCATTCACCGGCATATTTAGAAAACCTCGGATCACATCCTCTTGTCTTTGGTTGGGAAGAAGAAAACTATCATGACCTTCGTTCGTAGTAAGCTCTACATAAAAGACCCTTTTATCGGAGGCTTCTAAACTTTTTACGATCTCTCTAGATTGAGAAGGAGGGTAGAGCCAATCGGAACTATAAGATACGACTAAAAATCTACATTGAGCAGGACTAAGAGCTTTGGTAAGTTCCTGTCCTTTTCCTAAACTGAAATGATCCAAAGCTTTGGTCACATAGATATAAGAATTTGCATCAAAACGATCTACGAAACTTTCTCCCTGATAGATTAAATAACTTCCGACCGCAAAATCGGAATTTAGAAGGTTCCCTATAGGAGGTTTCCTGCCGAATTTTTCTCTCATTTTATGGTCTGAAAGATAAGTGATATGACCCATCATTCGAGCGAGTGCAAGACCTTTTCTAGGAGTCGCACTGTCTTCATACAATCCGTTATTCCAGTTTGGATCTGAAAGAATTGCCTGTCTTCCTACCTCATTAAAAGCGATCTGCATTGCGGAATGTTCCGCAGAAGAGGCGAGAATAATACAATTCTCTAAAGCATCCGGATAAGAAATGCTCCATTGTAATGCCTGCATTCCTCCCATGGAACCACCTGCCACACAAAGTAGTCTCTGGATCCCGAAAGATTCTACCAAAAGTTTTTGGGCAGCCACCATATCCTTGATGGAAACGAAAGGAAAACTGGAACCGTAAGGTTTTCCGCTTACAGGATTGATGCTCATCGGTCCGGAAGAACCCTTACATCCACCGATCACATTAGAAGATATTACAAAATATTGATTTGTATCAAATGCTTTGCCTGGACCGACATATTCATCCCACCAACCGGGACGTTTATCGGATCCGGAATGAAAGCCTGCCGCATGAGCGTCTCCAGAGAGTGCGTGGCAGATCAGTATTGCATTGTCTTTGTTGGGAGAAAGAACTCCGTAAGTTTCGTATGCAACTACGGTAGGGGAAAGAACAGATCCGTTGTCCAGGCGTAGATCTCCCAGCACTGCGGTTTTCGGTTCTACTATGCCTACGGATTGATTCGATCCCATGATTTAAGTTCCAAATAACTAAGCCACTTTCCTTTTTCAGACGATCCCAAGCAAGCTTAGGAAAGTAAAAAGAGAAAGTGGCCGGTTTTTAGACGATTTTTTGGACGGAGTCGGAAGTCACACCTTTTTCAATGCTTCGTCCAGATCCGTAATAATATCGTCTATATGTTCCAGACCAACGGAAAGTCTGATAAACTCAGGAGTCACACCTGCCGCCAATTGTTCTTCCGGACTCAACTGTTGGTGAGTGGTAGAAGCAGGATGGATCGCAAGTGATTTTGCATCTCCTACGTTTGCGAGCAAGGAGAATAATTCCAGACCGTCTATCAACTTCTTCGCTTCCGGAATTCCACCTTTCACTCCGAATCCAATGATGGCTCCGAACAATCCTCTGGTATGGTATTTTTTAGCCAGAGCATAGTTTTTATCGGAAGAAAGACCAGGATAGTTCACCCAGGTTACCTTCGGATGTTTAGAAAGAAACTCCGCAACCTTTTGGGCATTTTGAGAATGTTGGGTGACTCTCAAATGAAGAGTTTCAATACCTTGTAGGATATTAAACGCATTAAAAGGAGAAATTGCAGGACCTAAATCTCTTAAACCTTGGACGCGGGCCTTGATGATGAAAGCGATATTCACTCCGCCAAACGGTTCGAACTTACCGAAAACATCCCAGAATTTCAGGCCGTGATAACTTGGATCCGGCTCTGTGAAATTCTTAAATTTACCGTTGCCCCAGTTGAATTTACCAGAATCCACGATGATACCACCTATGGAAGTTCCGTGGCCTCCCAAAAACTTGGTGAGTGAATGGACCACAATGTCCGCACCAAAATCGATAGGACGAACAAGATAAGGAGAAGGTAGGGTATTGTCGATTACCAGAGGAATTCCGGCATCATGAGCAACTTTAGCAACCGCTTCAATGTCCAGAGTATCCAACTTAGGATTTCCTAAGGTTTCGGCAAAGATGGCTCTAGTCTTGTCGTTAATCGCTTTTTTGAAATTTTCCGGATTGGACTGGTCCACAAAATGGACTTTGATCCCGAGTTTTGGGAAAGTATAGTGAAGAAGGTTATAAGTTCCTCCATAAAGGGAAGAAGATGCCACGATCTCCTGTCCTGCTTCTACTATATTCAAAAGTGCTAATGTTTCTGCGGATTGACCGGAAGCAGTCGCGAGGGCCGCAACTCCACCTTCTAATGCGGCAACTCTTTGCTCTAAAACATCAGTAGTTGGGTTACCGATCCTGGTATAAATATTACCGAATTCCTGGAGACCGAATAGCCTCGCAGCATGATCTGTGTCCTTAAAAACATAGGACGTAGTTTGGTAGATAGGGACTGCCCTGGATGTGGTTGTTGGATCCGGGGCTTGTCCTCCGTGAAGAACGATTGTTTCTGGTTTATAGTTTCTTGCCACGCTTAAGGCTCCTTTTTACTGAAAGTAGAAAATTATTCTACAATGTCTATCTAAAATTTAATAAATAAGATAAAATAATCGCTATAGCGAACAAATTAGATTCCAGAACCAAATCCAAAATATTTTCCAAAATCCATCCCTTAAGAAGTGAAATTCGCTAAATTCTGGAAAATATTTTCTAAAATACGAGAAATGTTCCTGTTTTATTGGTTTTTCAACGCAAGGTTCTGATAGAATCGGTAAGTCATTTAGATTCCACGTATGTAATACGATACTAGTGGTACTATTTTTGGATGAATTGAAATACGGTCCCCGGAGAAATTCCGGCTCAAATATGAAATTTAACTTTTTGAACTTATGTAAAAGATCTCTAATGCTTCCGGGAATTATCCTTCTTTCCCTTTATCTAGTACCGGGGGAGGAGCTTGAAGCCCAGCTCTGGATGCCTCCAGGAAGACAGTTCATGCAGCCTCCTGATCCATTCACGTTTGATGCAGGGGTGAACAAATTTAATAACGATTATTATCTATATCTCGCTCCTACCTTAAATTTGAATTTTGGAGGAGAATTCGGACTATCACTTACCGCTCCGATGAACTTTCTCGCGTATGACCAGGATCCAAAGGACCCAACCTTAAAAGTAGGAAGCATTCGTAAAATTGACTACGACCAAAAGAGTGATTATTTAAGGCTTATTAATAATATTTGGTACGGGACCTACGGATTGTATAAACCTGGAGAGACTACATTCTCCTTTTATGCAGGAAAACTTTTTGATGGATATATAGGGCACGGAACGATCGTAAACCGTTATGTGAATAACCAAAGGATAGACATTTATAATGTGGGTCTGATGGCTGATTTTAATAATGATTACGGCGGAGTGCAGGTATTCACAAATTCAGTTTACACACATGAGATAGGTGCTGCCAGGGGATATGTTCGTCCATTCGCTATCGCATTCAAATTATTTGATCTATTCACTGGAAGATCCCAGCTATTCGGGATGTTGCAGCTTGGGCAGGGAAACGTAGCGGACGAAGCAGGCAGAAAAAAAGTCTACGAAGAAGCAGGAGTAGATCCGGAAGACAGAGAGAAATACAGGGCTTTGGTAGAAGATCAAAAGACTCACCAGATGAGAGAAGAAATGATCCCTATAGAGAAAAAACCCGAATCTCGTAAGGAAAAACTAAAAGAGTTCTTCAATCAGGACAATTTTGCAAATAGATTCTCTATAGGATATACAACGGCTTTCGATACAAAAGCGCCTACGCAACTTTCATTCGATACTACCGGTCGTTTACGTTTAGATTCTAATAATAACCCACTTGTTGAACAATCCGAAAAATTGGTCATCCAAGGTATGGATGCGGAATACAAATTAATCAGCACAAAATATATAGAAGTTACTCCATATTACGATGTGAACACGATCAAAATATTGAATTCAAAAGGAACTCATACGGGAGCGATGTTCCGCTTCGGTGGAAAGGATATCTACGCTAAGATCAAACCTGAATATAGGAATATGGATGCGAACTATATTCCTATGTATTTCGACAGCTTTTATGAGTTGGAAAGATACCAGGCTAACGTGAATTCCCAGCTTCCTATGACAAAATTGGAAGCTGCTAAACTTATGGATCCGGATGCTGCAAAGCTGAAAGGTTATTTCACTTCGGTCGTATTTAGTTTTTACAGGGTGTCCCTGGAAGCTAACTATGAGAATTATTCCGGGCCGAATAATTCTAGGATATTCGTGGGTTTATATTTCCCGATCGGTTCCTTATTCATGATCTCCGGGTACTATACACGTAAAAATTTTGATCAGAATAAGGACGCATTCAAGGTGGATGATAATTCAGTCGGAGCAATAGAAGCTGCTCTCAACCTCGGATTCATTTCGATCAGAGTGCAGGATATTCGTAGATGGGTTTACGATAGCACATCTAATAGTTTCGTAGCCCAAGACGAGCAGAAAGTGTTATTTTCTAATTCTTTGTCCTTCTAATCGAGATACGGAGTTTTCCCATTGGGAAAGGAAGAAGGACACAGCTTGTTCCGATCTCAAAACGGAAGAGGAAAGCCTGACTCCTGGAATATTGTATTTTCTGAATATTTCCAGTTCTGTTTTTGTCCAACCAGGTTCCGGCCCAACCAAAATAGAATATTCTTTTTCTTCCAAGGGAAGGAACTCTTGGATAAATTTTCCCTTCTTATCTAAATATAAAAACGTCTGGGGAGAAGACACTCGCTCTGAAATAGACTGCTTCTTTTCAAAAGGTATGTTTTTGCCAGGAGGAACAAATCCGAGATCTAACTTAGGAAGAAAAACATTACCACCTTGTTCCATTCCAAGGATCAGTTTTTCTTTTATATTCTCTTCTTTCCAAACGGGGGAGGTGAGATATTCGGTTCTCGAAAGTGTGGCAAGTCTGAATTCCAGGGATTGTACTCCCCAGACACCTGCTAATTCTAAGATTTTTTCCACAGTGGGAGGTCTTTGGACGGAAACGATCAGATTGATACCGGGACTTCTTCTTTTAGGTTTAATGATCGGAGTATAAGATCCTAAAATTTCCTGAGGAGTTATTTTTAGAATTTTGAAAATTCCTAAGCTGTCATTTAGGAGACCAGATTTGATCTTATCTCCTTCTTTCTTTTGTAAAACTTTTAGAATATGAACGATCCTATCTTGATTAGAGATCTTGAATTCCCCAGAATTTGTTTTCTGAGAGGGATCCAATATTAGATAATTCATACGTTTAAATTTCTACTTGGGGAGCCTTATCATCTTCTTCATTAGGAGTGGGAACGGAAGGTTCTTGTGTCTCTGGAGTATTCCAATTGGGAACGGAATCATTCCAGTTTTGGGAAGAAAAGAAACAGGCTCTTGCGATCCCGATCAGGATCAAAATGAATAGAATATATTTTGCGAGTAGCGGGCCGAAACCGGTGCGGTTCGGATCATTATAATTTTCGAATGATTGAGTACGTTCTCCCGGATTTTGCCAGCCATAGGATCTATTGCGGCTAAATCTGGATTTGATGTATTCGAATTTATCTTCTAAAAAACGAAAAAATCCCCGTACGGAACGGGGACTCTTAGAACCGGAGTCTCCTCCGGGGAGATCGTATCTTCCGCCTCTAAAACTGGCCGGGTCTTCCGGATCAAAAACGAAAGAATGATAACATCTAGGACACCGAACAGTCAGTTTTCCCAAATCCATGGGAATCCTGAGTTCGGTGCCGCAGGAAGAACAAGGAAGAATATACCGCACTTAGCTTAGTATTTCAGGGATTCCTTGAGCGTGTTTACGTTCTCTTTGTAGTTCTCATTACCCAATTGGTCGTTATAATCGAAAATTTTGGTAAATAATCTGTCGAACGAATCCAAATGTTTAATGTAGAAAGTCTTTTTGAAAGAGTTACGGATAGGGTGGGTCTTAGTGTTCTCTACGTTAGCAAGAACATATTTACCGACACCTTTTTCGCTAGGAGTTTCTGGACGACCGCCTTCAGGATAACCGTTCTTTTGATAGAAAAGTTCGATCTTGTCGTTATGACCTGGTTGATCGTTTGGAGCCCTGTCGATGATCTCGGAAACCGATTTATCTTCGATTAGGAAGTTATTCTTATAAACTTTGCTGATAATTTTGCTGATCTTACGAGGAGGTTCCATTCTAGGATCCGGATCGTTAGTGTTCGGTCCTTCGAAGTAGATTTCCATATATTTGGAAAGTCCACCTTGAACGATCTTACCTTGTCCTCTTTCTTCGTCCTTAATGAAATCGTAAACTTCTACACGGATACAGTTGTTTGCTACATCTTCTTGCGCGTTGCTGTTAGCAGGCACACATTCGTCGTTGTTTGCTTTTCCTTTGAAAAGAACGGTTCTGAACGGAAGAATACGTACTTTCATTTTCATGAGTACGGTATGACGTTTTAGTCTTTCGTTTAGAGCGGAAGCTCTCTGATCCAGACCTTTTTCAGTATCCAAAATGGCCGCACCAACTTGTTGGTCTTCCTTCTTTTGGCCTTGGTTGTCTTGAGCGTTGAGTAAGCCTGCGATTGAAAAAATTGCCAGGCAAAATGCGATTTTGCGTTTCATTGTACCCTATTTCCTTGGTCTCTTCTGCGTTTAGGTTTCCCCGAAAGTCGGGAATACCCTGTCTCTAGTATCGGTAAAATAGACTCCCGATTAAATCCAAGACTTACATTTTCGCACGGAAAACGTTTATTTTCCGGATTTTGAACTGGTTTCCAGATACAGTTCATAGGGGGGAGGAGTCGGTTTCAATCCTTTTTCAATCAGGTTGGCCGCCCATCTCCTTTCCACAAAATCGCAGAAATCCCTTAAATCCCGGCCGGAATACGATCCTAATCGTTGCGAAATTGTTAAACGCTCTGAATCCTGTAAATGTTTAGCATAATTTCCTAATATCGCAGCTCTTTCTTTTTCGTTAGGCAGTGGGAAGAATACGGATCTGTCGAATCTGGAAACCAAGGCCTTGTCCAGGTCCTGTTTTCTGTTGGTGGCACCCAGGGTGATTGATTTTTGTCCCCCTTCGAAACCGTCCAGTTTTCGTAATAATACGGATAGAATGTTCCGGGTTGCCTCGAATAAGCCGTCATCCCTGGACCCGGCCAAGGAATCTATTTCATCCAAAAATAAAAGACAGGAAGGAAATAGGGAAGCCACGTCGAAGACATAAGCCATATTCTGGGCGCTTTCCCCATAATATTTACTTAAAATAGATTCCACTGGAACATAGATGAGAGGGATTTCAGTCATACAGGAAATCACCTTTGCCATCGTGGTTTTTCCCACCCCAGGTTCTCCTTCTAAAAGAATTGCCCTAGGTTTTGTTCTACCTGGGAATTTTCGTGTGAGTTTGGAAAGTTCCTCTAGGGTCTCAGGAGATTTGAGAGGAAGTATAATGGATTCTAATATTTGTCTTTTGACATCTTCATAACCTGCGATGGTCTCGAATGTCATCCAGTCTCCCTTCTTCTTTGCTTCTATTGGATCGAATACATCGATCCCTAGTCTAAGTAAAAGTTCTTTCGGATTCTGGACTGATTCTTGTTTGGAAAGTCTGAGATATTTGAATAGATCGATTGCGGAAAAAATTTCCTCTCTATGGAAATCTCCCTTTTTAGTGATCTCAATTTTGCTTTGGTTCCTTCCCGCATAAAAACGGAACTTTGCATTGTCTAGAATATTTTTGGTTTCGAATAAATTCTCATTCAATGCTTGGAGACAAACATATCCGGGCTCGAATGTATGGATCCTTAGATTTTCTATATGATTGCGAACGATCTGGAGGCAGTCCAAAAGTTGGCTTTTGTCCGCACCTGGGATCGGGAATTCTATCCTTAGATCTTTTTTATCAGGTACAAATGCGGGAAGTTCGGGGTCCTTGACTCCTAAACCCTTTAGTTCCGAATAGAGCAGGTTTTTTGCCTGGGTGAAATCCAGGATATTTCCGGAATTTCGGGGGAGGGGACTGGTCAAATCTTCAGGTTTCATTC
It includes:
- a CDS encoding O-acetylhomoserine aminocarboxypropyltransferase/cysteine synthase family protein, translated to MARNYKPETIVLHGGQAPDPTTTSRAVPIYQTTSYVFKDTDHAARLFGLQEFGNIYTRIGNPTTDVLEQRVAALEGGVAALATASGQSAETLALLNIVEAGQEIVASSSLYGGTYNLLHYTFPKLGIKVHFVDQSNPENFKKAINDKTRAIFAETLGNPKLDTLDIEAVAKVAHDAGIPLVIDNTLPSPYLVRPIDFGADIVVHSLTKFLGGHGTSIGGIIVDSGKFNWGNGKFKNFTEPDPSYHGLKFWDVFGKFEPFGGVNIAFIIKARVQGLRDLGPAISPFNAFNILQGIETLHLRVTQHSQNAQKVAEFLSKHPKVTWVNYPGLSSDKNYALAKKYHTRGLFGAIIGFGVKGGIPEAKKLIDGLELFSLLANVGDAKSLAIHPASTTHQQLSPEEQLAAGVTPEFIRLSVGLEHIDDIITDLDEALKKV
- the impL63 gene encoding cytoplasmic membrane protein ImpL63, which gives rise to MKFNFLNLCKRSLMLPGIILLSLYLVPGEELEAQLWMPPGRQFMQPPDPFTFDAGVNKFNNDYYLYLAPTLNLNFGGEFGLSLTAPMNFLAYDQDPKDPTLKVGSIRKIDYDQKSDYLRLINNIWYGTYGLYKPGETTFSFYAGKLFDGYIGHGTIVNRYVNNQRIDIYNVGLMADFNNDYGGVQVFTNSVYTHEIGAARGYVRPFAIAFKLFDLFTGRSQLFGMLQLGQGNVADEAGRKKVYEEAGVDPEDREKYRALVEDQKTHQMREEMIPIEKKPESRKEKLKEFFNQDNFANRFSIGYTTAFDTKAPTQLSFDTTGRLRLDSNNNPLVEQSEKLVIQGMDAEYKLISTKYIEVTPYYDVNTIKILNSKGTHTGAMFRFGGKDIYAKIKPEYRNMDANYIPMYFDSFYELERYQANVNSQLPMTKLEAAKLMDPDAAKLKGYFTSVVFSFYRVSLEANYENYSGPNNSRIFVGLYFPIGSLFMISGYYTRKNFDQNKDAFKVDDNSVGAIEAALNLGFISIRVQDIRRWVYDSTSNSFVAQDEQKVLFSNSLSF
- a CDS encoding RsmE family RNA methyltransferase, which gives rise to MNYLILDPSQKTNSGEFKISNQDRIVHILKVLQKKEGDKIKSGLLNDSLGIFKILKITPQEILGSYTPIIKPKRRSPGINLIVSVQRPPTVEKILELAGVWGVQSLEFRLATLSRTEYLTSPVWKEENIKEKLILGMEQGGNVFLPKLDLGFVPPGKNIPFEKKQSISERVSSPQTFLYLDKKGKFIQEFLPLEEKEYSILVGPEPGWTKTELEIFRKYNIPGVRLSSSVLRSEQAVSFFLSQWENSVSRLEGQRIRK
- the fcpB gene encoding flagellar-coiling protein FcpB, with protein sequence MKRKIAFCLAIFSIAGLLNAQDNQGQKKEDQQVGAAILDTEKGLDQRASALNERLKRHTVLMKMKVRILPFRTVLFKGKANNDECVPANSNAQEDVANNCIRVEVYDFIKDEERGQGKIVQGGLSKYMEIYFEGPNTNDPDPRMEPPRKISKIISKVYKNNFLIEDKSVSEIIDRAPNDQPGHNDKIELFYQKNGYPEGGRPETPSEKGVGKYVLANVENTKTHPIRNSFKKTFYIKHLDSFDRLFTKIFDYNDQLGNENYKENVNTLKESLKY